The Saccharopolyspora gregorii genomic interval CCAGGTCCCCGTCGGCGAGGACCAGCGCCAGCACCTGGAGCTCACCCGCAACCTCGCGCAGCGGTTCAACTCCCGCTACGGCGACACCTTCACCGTGCCCTCCGCGCACATCCCGAAGGAAGCCGCCAAGATCCAGGACCTGCAGGACCCGTCGGCGAAGATGAGCAAGTCCCAGCCGAGCGGCGTCGTCGACCTCCTGGAGGACCCGAAGCGCTCCGCCAAGAAGATCCGCTCCGCGGTCACCGACAACGAGCGCGAGATCCGCTACGACCCGGAGCAGAAGGCGGGCGTGAGCAACCTGCTCGCCATCCACTCGGCGCTGACCGGCCGCACCATCGACGAGCTGGTCGCCGAGTTCGAGGGGAGCGGCTACGGCGACCTGAAGAAGGCCGTCGGCGAGGCGTTCGTCGAGTTCGCCGTCCCGTTCCAGGAGAAGGTGCACGGCTACCTCGCCGACCCGGCCGAGCTGGACAAGGTGCTGGCCCGCGGCGCCGAGCACGCCCGCGAGGTCGCGACCGAGACCCTGCGGGTCACCTACGAGCGCGTCGGATTCCTCCCGCCGCTGGCCGGCTGACGGCGCGCCGATCTTGCGCTGACGAGATCATTCGGCGGTAGCCTCAGGCCCGTTCGGGGCAACGCGTCCGTCCCGGACGGGCCTGGAGGTGACCCGTGACCGATCGCAGCCAACCCGCGCGCGCCGCCACGACCGGGGGAGGCCCCGGTCTGCTGGAGCGGTTGCGCCGGGACCATCCCTGGCTGGACCGGCTGATCCGCGCCGCGGCGCGCTACCAGAGCCAGTACGGCGACTACTACGCCGCGGCGATCACCTACTTCAGCGTGCTGGCCCTGGTGCCGCTGCTGATGATCTCCTTCGCGGTGGCGGGTTTCGTGCTCGCGGGCAACCCGGACCTGCTGGAGCAGCTGCGGTTGTCGATCACCGAGGCCGTCCCGAACCGCGAGATGAGCGGCATGCTCAACCAGGTCGTGGGACAGGCGATCGAGCAGGCGGGCACGGTCGGGATCATCGGGCTGCTCGTCGCCCTGTACTCCGGGCTGGGGTGGATGACGAACCTGCGCGAGGCGCTGACCGCGCAGTGGAGCCAGCAGCAGCAGGCCCCGCCGATGCTCAAGCGCCTCGCCTCCGACCTGGTGTCGCTGATCGGGCTGGGGCTGGCGATGGCGGTGTCGTTCGGGCTCAGCGCCCTCGGCGGTGGCGTCGGGCGGGCGCTGTTCGCGGCGCTGGGGATCGGGAACACCTGGCCCGCGCGGATCGGGCTGTCGCTGCTCGCGATCCTGCTGTCGCTGGGCGCGGGCTGGCTGGTGTTCATCTGGGTGCTGGCGCGGCTGCCGCGGCTGCCGGTGTCGTTGCGCAGCGCCGTGTGGGGCGGGCTGTTCGCGGCGATCGGCTTCGAGGTGCTCAAGCAGGTCGGGGTGGTGTACCTCGGCAGCGTCACCGGGTCGCCCGCGGCGGCCGCGTTCGGTCCGATCCTGGGCCTGCTGGTGTTCGCGTACCTGACGTCGCGGTTCATCCTGTTCGTCACGGCGTGGACCGCGTCGTCGGCGGAGAACGAGCACCGCGCGCTGCCGGAACCGCCGCCGCCCGCGGTGATCCGGCCGCAGGTGCGGGTGGTCGGTGCGGGGGCGAAGTCCTCGGCCGCGCTGTTCGGGCTCGGTGCGCTGGTCGGCTGGTCGTTGCGCCGCCGCTGAGGTGACCGCGGGGCCCACCCGGCCAGGTTCGGGGCGAGGCCGGGTGAGCCGTGCCCCGTGCGGTGGCCACCGCACGGGGCCGGAGTCGGCGACCGGCTCGGGGTAGCACCGTCCGGGCGGTCCGAGCTGCGTCTTCCGGGGACCGCCCGCCGCTCGACTCCTACCAACGAGAATGCCGGGTTCCGGTTCCGGTCGGACCGGTGCGATTACCCGAGTACTACCTAGCCCGTCCGGGTGATCAGGTCACGGGTGGTCCGGCCCGCGGTTCGCCGCGCGCCGGGCCGCGGCGAGCCGGGTGCGGCGCCTGCGCAGCACCGCGAACGCCCCGGCGACCACGATGATCAGCACGGCCAGCGCCGTCAGCGGCACCCCGACGGTGCCGAACATGGGCGAGCTGGGCAGATCCCCGTCCGCGGCGGCCTGGGCGGCGGGCTCCTCGGGCTCCTCGGACGGCTCCGGTTCGGTGACCAGCTCGCCGACCGAGGTGCCGGGCGGGAGCGAGAAGCCGTGGTCGAGCAGCTGCATGGTGAACTTCGACTGCCGGACCGGCTTGTTCTCCCCGCGCATCAGCACCGCGACGAGCCGCCTGCCGTCGCGTTCGGCGGCGGCGATGAACGTGTGCCGGGCGTCGTCGGTGAACCCGGTCTTGCCGCCGAGCGCGCCCGGGTAGTTCCACAGCACCGCGTTGTCGCTCTCCACCGGCAGCGGCGGGCCACCCGGCTTGCCGGGCAGCGTGGTCTCGCGGACCGATTCGGCGTGCGCGAACTCGGGGTGCCGCATGGCCTCCCGGAAGATCAGCGCCAGGTCGTAGGCGGAGGTGCTCATCCCCGGGCCGTCCAGCCCGGACGGGGTGGCGGCGCGGGTGTCGTGCGCGCCGAGTTCGTCGGCGAGCGCGTTCATCTTCCGCACGGTGTCGTCGATGCCGCCGAGCTTCCTGGCGAGCGCGTGCGCCGCGTCGTTGCCGGACTGCATGATCAGCCCGGCCAGCACCTGCTCGACGCTGTAGGTGGTGCCGGGTTCCAGGCCGACCCGGCTGCCTTCCTGGTCGGCGTCGTCCTGGGTGACCACGAGCGTGTCGGAGAGGTCGAGCTCGCGGATCGCGACCAGCGCGGTGAGCACCTTGATGGTGGACGCAGGCCGGTGCCGGGCGTGCGGGTCGCGGGCCGCGAGCACTTCCCCGGTGTCCAGGTCGGCCAGCACCCACGACTGGGAGGCGATCGGGTCCAGCGCGGCCGGCGGTGCGCCGGGCGCGTTGATCTCGCCGCACTCGCCGAGCCGCGCACCGCCGACCGGCTCGTCCGGCACCGGCAGCGGTTCTGGGACGGGTTCGCCCGGAGCCGGGACCTCGGAGGTGTCGACGGCGGGCGGCGGAGCGGCGGCACCGGGGCACCCCGCCGGTTCCTGCGCGGCCGCGGTCAGCGGCGCGCCGCCCAGCAGCACGAGCGCGGCGCACCCGGCGGCGACGAGCCTGCCCGCGACGCGCCGCACGCCCGCGGCATTCGGTGCGAATGCCGGATTTCTCGGCGGGAAGGGGTGGGATGTGCGGACCGGGGCGAACGGGTGGTGAGCTCTCGCGGGCACGCGCTCAGGCTAGCGAACCGGAGCCCGCCGCGACCCCCGGTCCGCCGGAAACCCTTCCGTTCTGCGGTCGGGCGGCGGACCCCACGGCCTGCCTCCCCACCTCTGCCGCGCAGCACGGGGATGGCGGAACCGCAGCGGTTCCCCCGCTGGAGGGCGATGTCCGCTGCGTCGGTCCGTGCACGGGGACATCGCCGTCCTCGCGGGGAAAGCGCTGCGACCCCGCGGGTGGTCGCTCAGCGGATCCGCTGACCGGAGGACGGCGCGGCCCGCCGCGCGGGATCGAGGACCGTTCGCCGGAGGCCGCGGAGCGCGCCGGGCGGGCGCCCACCCGCCGAGAGCCGGCCCACTCGGCAGCGAGAGCCGGGCCACTCGGGAGGTGGGCGCCGGGCCGGGCCGCCGGACGCGGGGAGATACTGCCCCCGTGACGTTCTCCCGCCGTACCGCCCTGTTCCTGCTCGCCTTCGGCGTGTGGTCGTGGCTGCTGTGGCCGACGTTCTTCCGCAACATCTGGGTGAGCGAGAACTCCTGGCAGGCCGGTTCCCCGACGCCGTTCCTCTACGTGCACTTCGTGATCGCCGCGGTGTCGCTGGTCCTGGGCACCGCGATCGGCGTGCTGGGCTGGCGCGCGTTCCGCGCGACCCGCCGCTGACCCTCCGGCGCGCCCTACCCGGCGTCCGGCGCGGTTCCCGCCCCGCTCTGCAGCGCGGCGAGCGTCAGCACGTTCCCGCCGATGCCCCAGCCGCCGTCGGCGACGTCCTCCACGAGCACGAGCGTGGTGGCGCGGGCCCGTTCGCCGAAGACTTCGGCGTAGAGGTCGGTGACGCGGTGCACGAGCCGTTCCTTCTGCTCGGCGTCGAGGGTTCCGGCGGGCACCTTCAGGTTCGCGAACGGCATGTCTTCCTCCAGCAGATCGTTGCGCTTCCGGTCAGGCCGCGTTGCCGTGCGGGTCGGCGGCGTCGAGGGCGGCCACCACCTGGTCGAACTCGCCGCGGACCTCGGAGTAGCGGAGGAATTCGACCCGCTCGACGAGGATCTCCCGCGCTTCGGGGTCGGCCTCCAGCAGCGCCATCACCTCGTCGATGAACTCGTCCAGCGGCATCGCGTGCGCGCTCTCCCGGTGCCCGGGCATCAGGTCGGTCCGCACGGCGGGCGGCACGAGTTCCTGCAGCCGCACGCTGGTGCCCTTCAGCTGCAGCCGCAGCGATTCGGTGAGCAGGTGGATCGCGGCCTTCGAGGCGTTGTAGCTGGGCGTGACCCGCAGCGGGGTGAACGCGAGACCAGAACTCACGGTGAGGATGGTCGCGTCCGGCCGCCCCTGCAGGTGCTCGATGAACTCGGCGATGAGCCGGATCGGCCCGAGCACGTTGGTGGCGATGACGTCC includes:
- the trpS gene encoding tryptophan--tRNA ligase — protein: MSSDDSATQNPHTSAGGSAPGRGPRVLSGIQPTADSFHLGNYLGALRSWVRMQADHDAFYCVVDLHAITVAQDPALLRERTRVSAAQLLALGIDPDASTLFVQSHVPEHAQLSWVLECLAGFGEAGRMTQFKDKSARQDADHISVGLFTYPVLQAADILLYQANQVPVGEDQRQHLELTRNLAQRFNSRYGDTFTVPSAHIPKEAAKIQDLQDPSAKMSKSQPSGVVDLLEDPKRSAKKIRSAVTDNEREIRYDPEQKAGVSNLLAIHSALTGRTIDELVAEFEGSGYGDLKKAVGEAFVEFAVPFQEKVHGYLADPAELDKVLARGAEHAREVATETLRVTYERVGFLPPLAG
- the yhjD gene encoding inner membrane protein YhjD, with protein sequence MTDRSQPARAATTGGGPGLLERLRRDHPWLDRLIRAAARYQSQYGDYYAAAITYFSVLALVPLLMISFAVAGFVLAGNPDLLEQLRLSITEAVPNREMSGMLNQVVGQAIEQAGTVGIIGLLVALYSGLGWMTNLREALTAQWSQQQQAPPMLKRLASDLVSLIGLGLAMAVSFGLSALGGGVGRALFAALGIGNTWPARIGLSLLAILLSLGAGWLVFIWVLARLPRLPVSLRSAVWGGLFAAIGFEVLKQVGVVYLGSVTGSPAAAAFGPILGLLVFAYLTSRFILFVTAWTASSAENEHRALPEPPPPAVIRPQVRVVGAGAKSSAALFGLGALVGWSLRRR
- a CDS encoding D-alanyl-D-alanine carboxypeptidase family protein, whose amino-acid sequence is MRRVAGRLVAAGCAALVLLGGAPLTAAAQEPAGCPGAAAPPPAVDTSEVPAPGEPVPEPLPVPDEPVGGARLGECGEINAPGAPPAALDPIASQSWVLADLDTGEVLAARDPHARHRPASTIKVLTALVAIRELDLSDTLVVTQDDADQEGSRVGLEPGTTYSVEQVLAGLIMQSGNDAAHALARKLGGIDDTVRKMNALADELGAHDTRAATPSGLDGPGMSTSAYDLALIFREAMRHPEFAHAESVRETTLPGKPGGPPLPVESDNAVLWNYPGALGGKTGFTDDARHTFIAAAERDGRRLVAVLMRGENKPVRQSKFTMQLLDHGFSLPPGTSVGELVTEPEPSEEPEEPAAQAAADGDLPSSPMFGTVGVPLTALAVLIIVVAGAFAVLRRRRTRLAAARRAANRGPDHP
- a CDS encoding SCO4848 family membrane protein → MTFSRRTALFLLAFGVWSWLLWPTFFRNIWVSENSWQAGSPTPFLYVHFVIAAVSLVLGTAIGVLGWRAFRATRR
- a CDS encoding tautomerase family protein, yielding MPFANLKVPAGTLDAEQKERLVHRVTDLYAEVFGERARATTLVLVEDVADGGWGIGGNVLTLAALQSGAGTAPDAG
- a CDS encoding SDR family oxidoreductase, which gives rise to MHISGNTLFIPGATSGIGLALALRFQEKGNTVIVGGRREELLARIAAEHPGIDTQRIDTLDPASIRAASAEVLARHPDLNVLVPMAGIMRAENWRNPAGFLESAEDVIATNVLGPIRLIAEFIEHLQGRPDATILTVSSGLAFTPLRVTPSYNASKAAIHLLTESLRLQLKGTSVRLQELVPPAVRTDLMPGHRESAHAMPLDEFIDEVMALLEADPEAREILVERVEFLRYSEVRGEFDQVVAALDAADPHGNAA